A single region of the Fusarium keratoplasticum isolate Fu6.1 chromosome 7, whole genome shotgun sequence genome encodes:
- a CDS encoding Very-long-chain (3R)-3-hydroxyacyl-CoA dehydratase, whose translation MARPTSQTQPRRVSNAYLCIYNLLSALLRICILLSTAYLWTTGGNVAVWDKLSATARWSETLTVLEVLHAVTGLVRAPPATTALQVAGRNTIVWAITRNYPDVVAGESAYSYMLMAWNLADTVRYLYFAFQTGTSSVPSILLWARYNLFIVLYPIGILSEARLVYKVIEPSKARNSTYQYLLWFGLAIYLPAFYILYGHMLTQRAKVSRSRRAKTL comes from the exons ATGGCGCGACCAACATCGCAAACACAGCCCCGCAGGGTTTCGAACGCGTACCTCTGCATCTATAATCTCCTATCAGCGCTCCTTCGAATCTGCATCCTGCTCAGCACCGCCTACCTGTGGACCACCGGCGGCAACGTCGCCGTTTGGGACAAACTAAGCGCCACAGCGCGATGGAGTGAGACTCTGACTGTGTTGGAGGTCCTCCACGCTGTGACTGGTCTCGTCCGAGCTCCACCGGCCACAACGGCTTTGCAGGTGGCTGGTCGCAACACCATTGTCTGGGCTATTACTAGAAATTACCCAGATGTTGTGGCGGGAGAGTCGGCGTATAGTTATATGCTTATGGCTTGGAATCTGGCTGATACGGTGAGATATCTGTATTTTGCGTTTCAGACAGGGACTTCATCTGTGCCGTCGATCCTACTCTGGGCAAG ATACAATTTGTTCATTGTTCTTTACCCGATCGGCATCCTATCCGAGGCGCGTCTTGTCTACAAAGTTATTGAGCCATCTAAAGCTAGAAATTCGACATATCAGTATCTGCTCTGGTTTGGACTAGCTATTTATCTACCTG CCTTTTACATCCTGTACGGGCATATGCTCACTCAGAGAGCCAAGGTTAGCCGCTCAAGACGTGCCAAAACCCTGTAA